A region of Candidatus Hydrothermales bacterium DNA encodes the following proteins:
- a CDS encoding sugar phosphate nucleotidyltransferase — protein sequence MSKNFYAVIMAGGKGERLWPLSRERNPKPFINILGKPLIKITYERIKKIVPKENIIVIVPCYLSSLVRKILGNVKVLREPLLKNTFATCFFSTFYIQKKSKDAVIGIFPADHLIRDQNEFKEIMIFAFKNVSDNILTFGIKPTRPETGYGYIEIGDVFLREKNYEIRKVLKFHEKPDKELASDYLKRGNFLWNSGMFIWRANSFFNILKEVNSSFDELLFYLRKNNIKKFFEIVPKTSIDYALLEKTNKILCIPSDFGWEDLGSFLSFENIFPRDENGNSSVGKILSVDSRNNIVFSKNKRVVLYKVENLTLVNSEDLILVFPKEESQKIKDLLEVLKKKLPKKYF from the coding sequence ATGAGTAAGAATTTTTATGCTGTTATAATGGCAGGGGGAAAGGGAGAAAGGCTCTGGCCTCTCTCTAGAGAAAGAAATCCTAAACCCTTTATTAATATCTTGGGAAAACCCCTTATTAAAATTACATACGAACGAATAAAAAAGATTGTTCCTAAAGAAAACATAATAGTTATTGTTCCCTGTTATCTTTCTTCTCTTGTAAGAAAAATACTTGGAAATGTTAAAGTATTAAGGGAACCGCTTTTAAAAAACACTTTTGCTACATGTTTTTTTAGTACATTTTATATTCAAAAAAAATCAAAAGATGCTGTTATAGGAATATTTCCTGCTGATCATCTCATTAGGGATCAAAATGAATTTAAAGAAATTATGATTTTTGCCTTTAAAAATGTAAGCGATAACATTTTAACTTTTGGAATAAAACCTACAAGACCTGAGACAGGTTATGGCTATATAGAAATTGGTGATGTTTTTTTAAGGGAGAAAAATTACGAAATAAGAAAAGTTTTAAAATTCCATGAAAAGCCAGATAAAGAACTTGCTAGTGACTATTTAAAAAGGGGAAACTTTTTATGGAACTCAGGTATGTTCATTTGGAGGGCTAATTCTTTCTTTAATATACTCAAAGAGGTTAACTCTTCTTTCGATGAATTACTTTTTTATTTAAGAAAAAATAACATCAAAAAATTCTTTGAAATTGTTCCCAAAACTTCTATTGACTATGCGCTATTAGAAAAAACTAATAAAATTTTATGTATACCTTCTGATTTTGGATGGGAAGATCTTGGTTCATTTTTATCATTTGAAAACATTTTTCCAAGAGATGAAAATGGAAATTCCTCTGTTGGAAAAATTTTATCTGTAGATTCTCGGAATAATATCGTTTTTTCAAAAAATAAGAGGGTAGTACTCTATAAAGTTGAAAATCTTACTCTCGTTAACTCAGAGGATTTAATTTTAGTTTTTCCTAAGGAAGAGTCCCAGAAAATAAAAGATCTTTTAGAGGTGTTAAAAAAGAAACTTCCAAAAAAATATTTTTAA
- a CDS encoding DUF72 domain-containing protein, with the protein MKIYIGLCSSPSKKNYFDFFNAVEIQQTFYTVPGEKKAKNLREKIKDLKDFYLFLKAPQHITHPCNSLTYRRSKKDYGKKENYGFFKNTIEVDLAWKDIRNFAEISGAKGIVFQTPSSFSETEENIKNIKNFFKDKNNLLFFWECRGKWKSETVREIYRDFKIYQALDPFHQEILTDDIMYLRLHGRKMYKYKFEDKDFEEIFNLIKKSKSYVFVMFNNIYMWEDALRFREFLVKKGVYE; encoded by the coding sequence ATGAAAATTTATATAGGTTTATGTTCTTCGCCCTCTAAGAAAAACTACTTCGATTTTTTTAATGCTGTAGAAATTCAGCAAACCTTTTATACTGTTCCAGGTGAAAAAAAGGCTAAAAATCTGAGAGAAAAAATTAAAGATTTGAAAGATTTTTATTTATTTTTGAAGGCTCCTCAGCATATAACCCATCCTTGTAATTCATTAACTTATCGAAGATCAAAGAAAGATTATGGAAAGAAAGAAAATTATGGTTTTTTTAAAAATACTATAGAAGTTGATTTAGCTTGGAAAGATATAAGAAATTTTGCAGAAATATCTGGAGCTAAGGGTATTGTTTTTCAGACCCCCTCATCTTTTAGCGAAACCGAAGAAAATATAAAGAACATAAAAAATTTTTTTAAAGATAAAAATAATTTACTTTTCTTTTGGGAGTGTAGGGGGAAATGGAAAAGTGAAACTGTGAGAGAAATTTATAGAGACTTTAAGATTTATCAGGCTCTTGACCCCTTTCATCAAGAAATATTAACTGATGATATTATGTATTTGAGATTGCATGGAAGAAAAATGTATAAATATAAGTTTGAAGACAAAGATTTCGAAGAAATATTTAATTTAATAAAAAAGTCAAAAAGTTATGTTTTTGTTATGTTTAATAATATCTATATGTGGGAAGATGCTCTTAGGTTTAGAGAGTTTCTTGTAAAAAAGGGGGTTTATGAGTAA